The following are encoded together in the Holophagales bacterium genome:
- a CDS encoding protein kinase, with protein sequence MIGTTVGSYRVSAKLGEGGMGEVWRATDEKLGREVALKVLPAAVADDEERLSRFQREAKVLASLNHPAIATLFGLETLDGRQVLVMELVEGEDLSARIARGPLPLAEALPIALQIAQALEAAHEKGIVHRDLKPANVKLRPDGAVKVLDFGLAKAWDEERSQSNLSYSPTITQHHTKAGVILGTASYMAPEQAAGLATDRRADVWSFGVVLWEMLTGRKLFEGETVSHVLASVLKDSPDLAALPSDLPPVLAQLVSSCLKKKPARRLQSIGDARVTLEDYQAQPDSFVTAAPTATAAPAGRRGFGGALPWAVAALAVTLGLGGVLFARRNGSAPLVKAAIPAPDGTSFSLSPESPGPVAVSPDGRRIAFSASDGDGKVRLFVRNLDAGTAHALSGTEGAGYPFWSPDSRWLGFFVRTDRVLRKIDVTGGPPVTLCPATNGKGGTWGTEGVIVFSPDSSGPLQRVPAAGGAPQPITKVDGAKHNSHRHPRFLPDGRRFLYFARGLAPDRSAILLGSLDDGESLELLRGSSQAEFASGKLLFVRERVLVAQEFDAAKGTLSGEAVPLAEDVLVVSGAAVAVFSSSQNGVLAFLTGKAENETTLEWRDRTGKATAPLGEAATYRRAVLSPDGKFAVAQLADFSLGTHDLWVFEIGRGLKTRFTFDPAEDLMPAWAPDSRTVYFASNPKGRWDVYRKAIEGAGEVELVYSGEPGTQPASVSPDGRVLLVNRSADATRSDIWVLPLEPKAEPKVFRQTEFTEVAGSFSPDGRWVAYFSNESGEYEVYVTPFPGPGRRWQVSTKSGAYPQWRSDGKEIVYVQMDGQIMSAEVAVEGDSFRVGAVAPLFRLSVPNPGGPSFSLAADGSRLLVVPFTAQKAGGLLSLVLGWPKELEERR encoded by the coding sequence GTGATCGGTACGACCGTCGGCAGCTACCGGGTCTCCGCCAAGCTCGGCGAAGGCGGGATGGGCGAGGTCTGGCGCGCGACGGACGAGAAGCTCGGCCGCGAGGTCGCGCTCAAGGTCCTTCCCGCGGCCGTGGCCGACGACGAGGAGAGGCTCTCGCGCTTCCAGCGCGAGGCCAAGGTCCTCGCGTCGCTCAACCACCCCGCGATCGCCACGCTCTTCGGCCTCGAGACACTCGACGGCCGGCAGGTCCTGGTCATGGAGCTCGTCGAGGGCGAGGACCTCTCGGCACGGATTGCCCGAGGGCCCCTGCCGCTCGCGGAGGCTCTCCCGATCGCCCTTCAGATCGCCCAGGCCCTCGAGGCGGCGCACGAGAAGGGGATCGTCCACCGGGACCTCAAGCCCGCGAACGTCAAGCTCCGGCCCGACGGGGCCGTCAAGGTCCTCGACTTCGGCCTCGCCAAGGCCTGGGACGAGGAGCGGTCGCAGAGCAACCTCTCTTACTCGCCCACGATCACGCAGCACCACACGAAGGCGGGCGTCATCCTCGGGACTGCCTCGTACATGGCCCCCGAACAGGCAGCGGGTCTCGCGACCGACCGGCGCGCCGACGTCTGGTCCTTCGGCGTCGTCCTCTGGGAAATGCTCACCGGGCGGAAGCTCTTCGAGGGCGAGACGGTCTCGCACGTCCTCGCGTCCGTCCTCAAGGACTCTCCGGACCTCGCGGCTCTCCCCTCGGACCTGCCGCCCGTCCTCGCCCAGCTCGTCTCCTCCTGCCTGAAGAAGAAGCCGGCCCGCCGGCTCCAGTCGATCGGGGACGCGCGCGTGACGCTCGAGGACTACCAGGCCCAGCCGGACTCCTTCGTGACGGCAGCCCCGACCGCGACGGCGGCCCCCGCGGGCCGCAGGGGCTTCGGCGGGGCGCTGCCCTGGGCGGTCGCGGCTCTCGCGGTGACCCTGGGGCTCGGCGGAGTCCTCTTCGCCCGCAGGAACGGCTCCGCCCCGCTCGTGAAGGCCGCGATCCCGGCGCCCGACGGCACGAGCTTCAGCCTCTCCCCCGAGAGCCCGGGCCCCGTGGCCGTCTCTCCCGACGGCCGGCGCATCGCGTTCTCGGCGAGCGACGGGGACGGCAAGGTCCGCCTTTTCGTCCGCAACCTCGACGCGGGAACGGCCCACGCGCTTTCCGGGACGGAGGGCGCGGGCTACCCGTTCTGGTCGCCCGACTCGCGCTGGCTCGGCTTCTTCGTGAGGACCGATCGCGTCCTTCGAAAGATCGACGTCACGGGCGGCCCGCCCGTCACGCTCTGCCCTGCAACGAACGGAAAGGGCGGAACCTGGGGCACGGAAGGGGTCATCGTCTTCTCGCCCGACAGCTCGGGCCCCCTCCAGCGCGTCCCGGCGGCCGGCGGCGCACCCCAGCCGATCACGAAGGTCGACGGGGCGAAGCACAACTCGCACCGGCACCCCCGGTTCCTGCCCGACGGGCGGAGATTCCTCTACTTCGCGCGGGGGCTCGCGCCGGACCGGAGCGCGATCCTCCTCGGTTCGCTCGACGACGGCGAGAGCCTGGAGCTGCTGCGTGGCTCGAGCCAGGCGGAGTTCGCCTCGGGGAAGCTGCTCTTCGTGAGGGAGCGCGTTCTCGTCGCCCAGGAGTTCGACGCGGCGAAGGGAACGCTCTCGGGAGAGGCCGTTCCGCTCGCGGAGGACGTCCTCGTCGTCTCGGGCGCGGCCGTGGCCGTCTTCTCCTCCTCGCAGAACGGCGTCCTGGCGTTCCTGACCGGCAAGGCGGAGAACGAGACGACCCTGGAGTGGCGGGACCGGACTGGAAAAGCGACGGCGCCCCTGGGCGAGGCGGCGACCTACCGGCGCGCGGTGCTGTCGCCCGACGGCAAGTTCGCCGTGGCGCAGCTCGCCGACTTCAGCCTCGGGACCCACGATCTCTGGGTCTTCGAGATCGGCCGCGGGCTGAAGACTCGCTTCACGTTCGACCCGGCCGAGGACCTCATGCCGGCGTGGGCCCCGGACAGCAGGACGGTCTACTTCGCCTCCAACCCGAAAGGCCGCTGGGACGTCTATCGGAAAGCGATCGAAGGGGCGGGAGAAGTCGAGCTCGTCTACTCGGGAGAGCCGGGGACCCAGCCCGCGTCCGTCTCGCCGGACGGCCGGGTCCTTCTCGTCAACAGGAGCGCGGACGCGACGAGGTCGGACATCTGGGTCCTGCCTCTCGAGCCGAAAGCCGAGCCGAAGGTCTTCCGGCAGACCGAGTTCACGGAGGTCGCCGGCTCCTTCTCTCCCGACGGGCGCTGGGTCGCCTACTTCTCCAACGAGTCGGGGGAGTACGAGGTCTACGTGACGCCCTTCCCGGGACCCGGCCGGCGCTGGCAGGTCTCCACGAAATCCGGCGCTTATCCGCAGTGGCGCTCGGACGGGAAGGAGATCGTCTACGTCCAGATGGACGGCCAGATCATGTCCGCGGAGGTCGCGGTCGAGGGCGACTCGTTCCGCGTCGGGGCGGTGGCTCCCCTCTTCCGCCTCTCCGTTCCGAACCCCGGCGGGCCGAGCTTCTCCCTCGCGGCAGACGGCTCGCGGCTTCTCGTCGTCCCCTTCACCGCGCAGAAGGCGGGAGGCCTCCTCAGCCTCGTCCTGGGCTGGCCGAAGGAGCTCGAAGAGAGGCGCTGA
- a CDS encoding NUDIX hydrolase, whose amino-acid sequence MTASPPGPRFGDAVPAWPLARREALGDFRVFRVRKDVSVSPVKGTEHAFFVLEGADWVNVVALTDAGEMLFVRQWRHGTEEETLEIPGGCVDPGDASPLAAAERELREETGYVASDWAELGWVSPNPAIQANRCFTYLARGCRKVGEPSPDGTEDLRVETIPEADVPGLVRDGHIRHALVLAAFHWYGLGAR is encoded by the coding sequence TTGACGGCGTCTCCGCCGGGACCTCGCTTCGGGGACGCGGTCCCGGCGTGGCCTCTCGCGAGGCGCGAGGCGCTCGGCGACTTCCGGGTCTTCCGGGTCCGAAAGGACGTCTCCGTCTCTCCCGTGAAGGGGACGGAGCATGCGTTCTTCGTCCTCGAGGGGGCCGACTGGGTCAACGTCGTCGCGCTGACGGACGCCGGCGAGATGCTCTTCGTCCGCCAGTGGCGGCACGGGACGGAGGAGGAGACTCTCGAGATCCCGGGCGGCTGTGTCGACCCCGGCGACGCGTCCCCTCTCGCCGCCGCAGAGCGGGAGCTGCGCGAGGAGACGGGCTACGTCGCCAGCGACTGGGCCGAGCTCGGCTGGGTGAGCCCGAACCCCGCGATCCAGGCGAACCGCTGCTTCACGTACCTCGCCCGCGGCTGCCGGAAGGTCGGCGAGCCTTCGCCCGACGGGACGGAGGACCTCCGCGTCGAGACCATTCCGGAAGCGGACGTCCCGGGCCTGGTCCGCGACGGCCACATCCGGCACGCCCTCGTGCTCGCCGCGTTCCACTGGTACGGCCTGGGCGCCCGCTGA
- a CDS encoding NYN domain-containing protein, whose product MSQEDQKLALFIDIDNVIIGLRESGHPKFDVKLLISRLLDKGKIVIKKAYADWSRYAEYKRAFHESAFELIDIPQHKMTGKNSADIRMVVDAMDLASNKDHITTFVIGSGDSDFSPLVSKLKENNKTVLGFGVKGSTSELLIENCDEFIYYEDLVREQVKVPAFAGLTEKQREVFALLIDSMQALKRENKEVLWGSMVKQTMQRKNPSFSESYYGFRAFSELLESAQKQKVISLKRDVKSGSYIITGFGPGTVA is encoded by the coding sequence ATGAGCCAGGAAGACCAGAAACTCGCACTCTTCATCGACATCGACAACGTCATCATCGGCCTCCGCGAGAGCGGCCACCCGAAGTTCGACGTCAAGCTCCTCATCTCCCGTCTCCTCGACAAGGGGAAGATCGTCATCAAGAAGGCCTACGCCGACTGGTCCCGCTACGCGGAGTACAAGCGGGCGTTCCACGAGTCGGCCTTCGAGCTGATCGACATCCCCCAGCACAAGATGACGGGCAAGAACTCGGCCGACATCCGGATGGTCGTCGACGCCATGGACCTGGCGTCGAACAAGGACCACATCACCACCTTCGTGATCGGCTCCGGCGACTCCGATTTCTCGCCCCTCGTCTCGAAGCTCAAGGAGAACAACAAGACCGTTCTCGGATTCGGCGTGAAGGGCTCGACGTCCGAGCTCCTCATCGAGAACTGCGACGAGTTCATCTACTACGAGGACCTCGTCCGCGAGCAGGTGAAGGTCCCGGCGTTCGCCGGCCTGACGGAGAAGCAGCGCGAGGTCTTCGCGCTCCTCATCGACTCGATGCAGGCGCTGAAGCGCGAGAACAAGGAGGTCCTCTGGGGCTCGATGGTCAAGCAGACCATGCAGCGCAAGAACCCGAGCTTCTCGGAGTCCTACTACGGCTTCCGGGCCTTCTCCGAGCTCCTCGAGTCGGCCCAGAAGCAGAAGGTCATCTCGCTGAAGCGCGACGTCAAGAGCGGCTCCTACATCATCACCGGCTTCGGGCCGGGGACGGTGGCCTGA